From a region of the Agromyces ramosus genome:
- a CDS encoding transglutaminase-like domain-containing protein has product MTRIPRSVVGDILVLSALSLLGILGYETSFGDLNFLVAAIGGLLVGTLAAVAGSLWRLGVLTTVLLGLAAYFVLGTPFTMPGAGTFVVLPSLESIVGLAFGAVFGWADIVTIGTPVEAPYYVAAVPFFAAWLVSLVGTMLVTRWLVKRRTALRSSVLLIGPILLYVSGILLGTDEAYFAGVRGVTFAVLALVWIAWRRGATVEASGDGAKRLLKQKLVGTAAVVVGAIAVGTLAGAALAPVTPDRFVLREEIVPPFDPLEFPSPLSGFRKYTKDLAETPLFEISGLEPGDAIRLATMDSYTGRLWNVAGPEAVGADGGGYAIVGETLPEPPLASLGSRREVEVDVAGYDDVWIPTVGYGSSLQLLDDDTAAREGDLRYNPAAGTAVLTSGIGDGARYLVDARIQLEPELEELVDVPVASLTLPAVVNSPDVIAAKADEFVGDAVSPIEQLRNIERALKTGGFLSHGLASDTVPSRAGHGADRIIELFTRTQMVGDEEQYASAMALMARHLGYPARVVMGFAPEVPADGGSVEVTGGDVTAWVEVPFEGVGWVSFRPTPDQVDVPQEQTPKPKSEPQPQVRQPPRAEEIEDDLLTTVEIDETKDDRDEAFVVPGWVWLVTGVLGIPLLIVFLPILAVALAKRRRRQKRLRGANDRRAAGAWEELVDRYAELGFEPPDRGTRLQSARVLERQAVDQGLERPTATGSPGSPGDRPSEPVRLASLAATIDRDVFGGVEVSDEVVTARWTEADAATAAIYGAAGRIRRVISRYRIRSRR; this is encoded by the coding sequence ATGACCCGGATTCCCCGCAGCGTCGTCGGCGACATCCTCGTGCTCAGCGCGCTCTCGCTGCTCGGCATCCTGGGATACGAGACGTCATTCGGCGACCTGAACTTCCTCGTCGCGGCCATCGGCGGGCTCCTCGTCGGGACGCTCGCCGCCGTGGCGGGCTCGCTCTGGCGACTCGGCGTGCTCACGACCGTGCTGCTCGGACTCGCCGCCTACTTCGTGCTCGGCACGCCGTTCACCATGCCCGGCGCCGGCACGTTCGTCGTGCTTCCGAGTCTCGAGTCGATCGTCGGGCTCGCCTTCGGTGCGGTGTTCGGCTGGGCCGACATCGTGACGATCGGCACCCCGGTTGAAGCACCGTACTACGTGGCAGCCGTGCCGTTCTTCGCCGCATGGCTCGTGTCGCTCGTCGGCACCATGCTCGTCACGAGGTGGCTCGTGAAGCGCCGCACGGCGCTGCGGTCGAGCGTGCTGCTCATCGGGCCGATCCTGTTGTACGTCTCAGGCATCCTGCTCGGCACCGACGAGGCCTATTTCGCCGGCGTGCGCGGCGTCACCTTCGCGGTGCTCGCCCTCGTCTGGATCGCCTGGCGACGCGGCGCGACCGTCGAGGCGAGCGGCGACGGGGCGAAGCGCCTCCTCAAGCAGAAGCTCGTCGGTACCGCGGCCGTCGTCGTGGGCGCCATCGCCGTCGGCACGCTCGCCGGTGCAGCGCTGGCACCCGTGACACCCGATCGGTTCGTGCTGCGCGAGGAGATCGTGCCGCCGTTCGATCCGCTCGAGTTCCCGAGCCCGTTGTCGGGATTCCGCAAGTACACGAAGGACCTCGCCGAGACGCCGCTCTTCGAGATCTCAGGGCTGGAGCCCGGCGACGCGATCCGCCTCGCGACCATGGACTCGTACACGGGCCGGTTGTGGAACGTCGCCGGTCCCGAGGCCGTCGGCGCCGATGGCGGCGGCTATGCGATCGTCGGCGAGACCCTCCCCGAACCGCCGCTCGCGAGCCTCGGAAGCCGGCGTGAGGTCGAGGTCGACGTCGCCGGCTACGACGACGTCTGGATTCCCACGGTGGGGTATGGCTCGTCGCTCCAGTTGCTCGACGACGACACAGCTGCTCGCGAAGGCGACCTGCGGTACAACCCCGCCGCCGGAACGGCAGTGCTGACGAGCGGCATCGGCGACGGTGCCAGGTATCTCGTCGACGCGCGCATCCAGCTCGAACCCGAGCTCGAGGAGCTCGTCGACGTGCCGGTGGCGAGCCTGACCCTCCCGGCCGTGGTGAACTCACCCGACGTGATCGCCGCGAAGGCCGACGAGTTCGTGGGCGACGCCGTGAGCCCGATCGAGCAGCTGCGAAATATCGAACGTGCGCTCAAGACCGGCGGATTCCTCAGCCACGGGCTCGCGTCCGATACCGTCCCGTCACGTGCCGGGCACGGTGCCGATCGCATCATCGAGCTCTTCACACGGACCCAGATGGTCGGCGATGAGGAGCAGTACGCCTCCGCCATGGCGCTGATGGCCCGTCACCTCGGGTATCCGGCACGGGTGGTCATGGGCTTCGCGCCCGAGGTGCCCGCCGACGGCGGCAGTGTCGAAGTCACCGGTGGTGACGTGACGGCCTGGGTCGAGGTGCCGTTCGAAGGGGTGGGATGGGTTTCCTTCCGCCCCACGCCCGACCAGGTCGACGTGCCGCAGGAGCAGACGCCCAAGCCGAAGTCCGAGCCGCAGCCGCAGGTCCGACAGCCCCCGCGGGCGGAGGAGATCGAGGACGACCTCCTCACGACGGTCGAGATCGACGAGACGAAGGATGATCGCGACGAGGCGTTCGTCGTGCCCGGCTGGGTCTGGCTCGTGACCGGTGTCCTCGGCATCCCGCTCCTGATCGTGTTCCTGCCGATCCTCGCCGTGGCTCTCGCGAAGCGGCGTCGTCGCCAGAAGCGACTGCGCGGGGCCAACGACCGGCGCGCCGCAGGCGCCTGGGAGGAGCTGGTCGACCGATACGCGGAACTCGGCTTCGAACCGCCCGATCGCGGCACGCGGCTCCAGTCGGCGCGGGTGCTCGAGCGACAGGCGGTCGATCAGGGGCTCGAGCGGCCGACGGCGACCGGATCGCCCGGGTCGCCCGGCGATCGCCCGTCAGAACCGGTGCGACTCGCGTCCCTCGCGGCGACGATCGATCGCGACGTGTTCGGCGGCGTCGAGGTGAGCGACGAGGTCGTCACCGCACGTTGGACCGAGGCGGATGCCGCGACCGCTGCCATCTACGGCGCCGCCGGACGCATCCGCCGCGTCATCAGCCGCTATCGGATCCGCTCGCGCCGCTAA